In Candidatus Kaistella beijingensis, a genomic segment contains:
- a CDS encoding protein-disulfide reductase DsbD family protein, whose product MKFKSFLILILLFLFQGISAQIKDPVKFKYNINSLPNNEYEAVLTATIDKNWHIYSKDLPPDSGIPTEMKLKSKDGIDLIGKVVEVGKKHDEFSEAFGAQIVYYSDLVLFKQKFKLKNNSKPANVVAEITYQTCDDRVCLAPNTLEFEQKVVPTSAGTAVVTKDDTPTQTIATNDSVITNPTETIAATATPTIQAKQEGLKISSIDHENPLTDCGVAKQKNNENFWTYLLLGFFGGLIALLTPCVFPMIPLTVSFFTKGSKDKAKGKRDAIIYGFFILIIFVLLSVPFHIIDGIAGNIFNQISTSVWLNIFFFVIFLFFAGSFFGYYDITLPSSIANKSSKAEEAGGIIGIFFMALTLVIVSFSCTGPILGSLLGSAVTGSANVPMLLTFALAGFGLSWAIVFGLLALFPQALQSLPKSGGWMNTVKVVLGFIELGLALKFLSKADLVSKTFFLKRELFIVLWILITIGLVLYLFGKIRFPHDDKNPKISLTRKLFGVLGIGFIIYLIQGLFPAERPKLQHLSGILPPINVSYLHNEKDGILGMHPSHDYFEAIEIAKKENKPLLIDFTGYGCENCRKMEEFVWSEPDILPMLQNDVVLASLYVDDKEELPENEQTSVDMGNGQKKKIKTIGDKWSLFQQVNFNNNSQPHYVLVTPDGKVINHPVSGYMPKEEFKNFLKCGIDFFKNKQ is encoded by the coding sequence ATGAAATTCAAAAGTTTTCTAATTCTTATTCTGCTGTTTCTTTTTCAAGGAATTTCGGCGCAGATCAAGGACCCCGTAAAATTCAAATACAACATCAATTCGCTTCCTAATAACGAATACGAAGCAGTTCTCACGGCAACCATCGATAAAAATTGGCATATTTACTCGAAAGATTTGCCGCCTGATTCGGGAATTCCTACCGAAATGAAATTAAAATCAAAAGATGGAATCGACCTCATCGGAAAAGTGGTGGAAGTCGGAAAAAAACATGACGAATTTTCTGAAGCTTTCGGTGCACAAATCGTGTATTATTCTGATTTGGTTTTATTTAAACAAAAATTCAAACTTAAAAACAATTCCAAACCTGCAAATGTTGTTGCAGAAATCACCTATCAAACTTGTGACGACCGAGTTTGTCTAGCTCCCAATACTTTAGAATTTGAGCAAAAAGTGGTTCCAACTTCTGCAGGAACTGCTGTTGTGACAAAAGATGATACTCCTACACAAACCATTGCAACAAATGATTCTGTCATAACAAATCCAACTGAAACCATTGCGGCAACAGCTACTCCGACGATTCAAGCAAAACAAGAAGGATTAAAAATTTCTTCCATCGACCATGAAAATCCGTTGACGGATTGCGGTGTCGCCAAACAAAAAAACAATGAAAATTTTTGGACGTATCTACTTCTCGGATTTTTCGGCGGATTAATCGCATTGCTTACTCCATGCGTTTTCCCGATGATTCCTTTGACGGTTTCGTTCTTTACAAAAGGATCGAAAGACAAAGCAAAAGGAAAACGTGACGCCATTATTTATGGATTTTTCATCCTGATTATTTTCGTTTTGCTTTCCGTTCCGTTTCATATTATTGATGGAATTGCGGGAAATATTTTCAACCAAATCTCCACTTCAGTTTGGCTAAATATTTTCTTCTTTGTGATATTTCTATTTTTTGCGGGAAGTTTCTTCGGATATTACGACATCACTTTACCGAGTTCCATTGCCAACAAATCTTCAAAAGCCGAAGAAGCAGGCGGAATAATCGGAATATTTTTCATGGCGTTGACTTTGGTCATCGTTTCATTTTCCTGTACAGGACCAATTTTGGGAAGTTTGTTGGGAAGCGCCGTTACGGGTTCTGCAAACGTTCCGATGTTGCTCACTTTTGCTTTGGCAGGATTTGGCTTGAGTTGGGCGATTGTTTTCGGACTTTTAGCGTTATTTCCACAAGCTTTACAAAGTTTGCCAAAATCTGGAGGCTGGATGAACACCGTGAAAGTGGTTTTAGGTTTCATCGAATTGGGACTGGCTTTGAAATTCTTATCAAAAGCTGACTTGGTTTCCAAAACATTTTTCTTGAAAAGAGAATTATTCATCGTTTTGTGGATTTTAATTACGATTGGTTTAGTCCTTTATTTATTCGGGAAAATCAGATTTCCGCATGATGACAAAAACCCGAAAATTTCGCTGACAAGAAAACTTTTCGGAGTACTAGGAATTGGATTTATCATTTATTTAATTCAAGGATTATTTCCCGCAGAAAGACCAAAACTTCAGCATTTAAGCGGAATTTTGCCACCGATCAACGTGAGTTATCTCCACAACGAAAAAGACGGAATTCTCGGAATGCATCCTTCTCACGATTATTTTGAAGCGATAGAAATTGCCAAAAAGGAAAACAAACCTTTACTCATCGATTTCACAGGTTATGGTTGTGAAAACTGCCGTAAAATGGAAGAATTCGTATGGAGCGAACCCGATATTTTGCCCATGCTTCAAAACGACGTGGTTCTCGCCTCACTTTATGTTGATGATAAGGAGGAACTGCCTGAAAACGAGCAGACTTCTGTGGATATGGGAAATGGACAGAAGAAAAAAATCAAAACTATTGGCGACAAATGGTCCTTGTTTCAACAAGTCAACTTTAATAATAACTCTCAACCGCATTACGTTTTGGTAACGCCTGATGGAAAAGTGATTAATCATCCTGTTTCTGGTTATATGCCGAAAGAGGAATTTAAAAATTTCTTGAAATGCGGAATTGACTTTTTTAAGAATAAGCAATGA
- a CDS encoding GxxExxY protein — MTQKYITDLTYKIIGCCIEVHRILGPGLLEKIYIKALQEEFKIQEINYESEFNIHVDYKGKDLDCDLRCDFLIEGCIVLEVKSVADLHDIHTAQTLNYMNLLKTPKAILVNFNVTNIFKEGQKTFLSKYYQQLL, encoded by the coding sequence ATGACTCAAAAATATATCACAGATCTTACCTATAAAATAATTGGTTGCTGTATTGAAGTTCATAGAATTTTGGGACCGGGATTATTAGAGAAAATTTATATAAAAGCACTGCAAGAAGAATTTAAAATTCAAGAGATTAATTACGAATCTGAATTCAATATTCATGTTGATTATAAAGGTAAAGACTTGGATTGCGATTTAAGATGTGATTTTTTGATAGAAGGATGCATTGTTCTGGAAGTGAAGTCGGTTGCTGATTTACATGATATTCACACCGCACAAACCTTGAATTATATGAATCTGTTGAAGACACCAAAAGCAATTCTTGTCAATTTTAATGTAACTAATATTTTCAAGGAAGGTCAAAAAACATTTTTAAGCAAATATTATCAGCAATTGTTGTGA
- the tilS gene encoding tRNA lysidine(34) synthetase TilS: protein MITSELFLQSIKKLLNNFEQRKFLLAASGGVDSMVLASLFEICNLKFEIAHINYKLRGEDSDSDQKLVEDFCFKNNIKFHLYPVSEKDKKPENSIQLWARNLRYDFFFKILKEENLDYIVTAHHLNDELETFLINLSRGSGIKGLSGIPSNDNKIIRPLLNFSKEEIYAFAKENKIEFQEDLSNQKNDYLRNEIRNKIIPEITAVSTNFLNGFKDSLSYLNDANNFIQSSIENAFSDIILKEDKVETLLNRKKLLSKEPFIITEIIRKFGFSGDEIGKVISAENGKFFRSKTHEIKITRDEILCSKRKEK from the coding sequence TTGATTACTTCAGAACTATTTCTGCAATCTATCAAGAAACTGCTCAATAATTTTGAACAGAGAAAATTTCTTTTGGCAGCAAGTGGCGGAGTTGATTCGATGGTACTTGCATCGCTATTTGAGATTTGTAATTTGAAATTTGAAATAGCCCACATTAACTATAAACTTCGTGGTGAAGATTCAGATTCAGACCAAAAATTGGTTGAAGATTTTTGCTTTAAAAACAATATTAAATTCCATTTATACCCAGTTTCGGAAAAGGATAAAAAGCCTGAAAACTCCATCCAACTTTGGGCGAGAAATTTGCGGTATGATTTCTTTTTTAAGATTTTAAAGGAAGAAAATTTAGATTATATCGTCACTGCACATCATTTGAATGACGAGTTGGAAACTTTTCTCATCAATCTTTCACGGGGTTCAGGAATTAAGGGTTTGAGCGGAATTCCATCCAACGATAATAAAATCATTCGACCGCTTCTGAATTTTTCCAAAGAGGAAATTTATGCTTTTGCAAAGGAAAACAAGATTGAATTTCAGGAGGATTTATCGAATCAAAAAAATGATTACTTGAGAAATGAAATTAGGAACAAAATCATTCCCGAAATCACTGCAGTTTCTACAAATTTTTTAAATGGATTTAAAGATTCTCTTTCCTATTTAAATGATGCTAACAATTTTATTCAAAGTTCCATTGAAAATGCTTTTAGCGACATTATACTTAAAGAAGATAAAGTCGAAACACTTTTAAATCGAAAGAAATTATTGTCAAAAGAACCGTTCATCATCACCGAAATCATCAGAAAATTTGGATTTTCGGGTGATGAAATTGGCAAGGTAATTTCTGCTGAAAACGGAAAGTTTTTCAGAAGCAAAACCCACGAAATCAAAATCACACGCGACGAAATTTTATGCTCGAAAAGAAAGGAAAAGTAA
- a CDS encoding OmpA family protein, with translation MKMGKILAVLVMAITLTSCVSKKQFDAMKINYDQCITNIGERQREIQDLKATNAGLSSENSLLKDQNNALKSSLDACLANQGKGSANIDKLIGEINSSNKYIKQLISTNAKNDSLNLALSNRLKRSLDNVADQDVQVKVLKGVVMISLSDKMLYKTGDYNVLPQAQEVLGKVAKVINDYDTYSVLIEGNTDNVPLNSSSLPKDNWDLSALRATSMAKILQTQFGVNPNRITAGGRSEYNPKTTNASVSGRAENRRTEIIIMPKLDEFMKLMDIAPVKN, from the coding sequence ATGAAAATGGGAAAAATTTTAGCCGTTTTGGTAATGGCAATCACTTTAACTTCTTGCGTGAGTAAGAAGCAGTTCGACGCGATGAAAATTAATTATGACCAATGCATCACCAATATTGGCGAAAGACAGCGTGAAATTCAGGATTTGAAGGCAACCAACGCAGGTTTGTCAAGCGAAAACAGTCTTTTGAAAGACCAAAACAACGCTTTAAAATCGTCACTTGACGCATGTTTGGCAAATCAAGGAAAAGGTTCGGCCAATATTGATAAGTTGATTGGCGAAATCAATTCTTCCAACAAATACATCAAACAGCTGATTTCTACGAATGCGAAAAACGACAGCTTGAATTTGGCATTATCAAACCGATTGAAAAGATCGTTGGATAATGTGGCGGATCAAGATGTTCAGGTAAAAGTTTTGAAAGGAGTGGTGATGATTTCGTTATCCGACAAAATGCTTTATAAGACAGGCGATTACAACGTTTTACCTCAAGCTCAAGAAGTTTTGGGTAAAGTGGCTAAAGTGATTAATGATTACGACACTTATTCCGTATTAATCGAAGGAAATACCGATAATGTTCCGTTGAATTCTTCAAGTTTACCGAAAGACAATTGGGATCTTTCTGCATTGAGAGCAACTTCGATGGCGAAAATTCTCCAAACTCAATTTGGTGTAAATCCCAACAGAATTACTGCAGGAGGACGTAGCGAATACAACCCGAAAACAACCAACGCATCCGTTTCGGGAAGAGCTGAAAACAGAAGAACAGAAATCATCATCATGCCAAAACTCGACGAGTTCATGAAGTTGATGGATATTGCTCCGGTGAAAAATTAA
- a CDS encoding O-methyltransferase, producing MSFFEENCPEMDRYLETHASSEPEILKRLRKETFQKTTQPHMISGYQQGRLLSIISKMIRPKNVLEIGTFTGYATLCLAEGLSKDGKITTLDVNEELAYLPKKYFAESEFSNQINFKLQDAKEFLKEADETFDLVFIDADKENYVEYFTLIKPKLQSGSVVLFDNVLWYGKVLEENPKQKSTQKIKELNDRIANDEDFENLILPLRDGVNLLRKL from the coding sequence ATGAGTTTTTTCGAAGAAAATTGTCCCGAAATGGACCGCTATTTAGAAACCCACGCTTCTTCCGAACCTGAAATTTTGAAACGTTTGCGAAAGGAGACCTTTCAGAAAACCACGCAACCACACATGATTTCGGGATATCAACAAGGAAGATTATTGTCGATAATCTCTAAAATGATTCGTCCAAAAAACGTTTTGGAAATCGGGACTTTCACAGGTTATGCAACACTTTGTTTAGCGGAAGGTTTAAGTAAAGACGGAAAAATCACGACTTTGGATGTGAATGAAGAACTCGCCTATCTGCCGAAAAAATATTTTGCTGAAAGTGAGTTTTCCAATCAGATTAATTTTAAACTTCAGGACGCGAAAGAATTTTTAAAGGAAGCGGATGAAACTTTTGACCTTGTTTTCATCGATGCAGACAAAGAAAATTATGTTGAATATTTCACTTTAATCAAGCCAAAATTACAATCGGGTTCAGTTGTTTTGTTCGATAACGTTCTTTGGTACGGAAAAGTTTTGGAAGAAAATCCGAAACAAAAATCTACCCAAAAAATCAAGGAATTAAATGATAGGATTGCAAACGACGAAGATTTTGAAAATCTTATTTTACCTTTGCGCGACGGTGTGAATTTGCTGCGAAAACTGTAG
- a CDS encoding C40 family peptidase, whose product MNKAICAVSVAPIRAQHSHQSEMTSQLLYGESLEIIEIEENFSKIKMDFDGYEGWVDSRQISKISAEEFENRRTEIISKPFGIYDVKGGKNLLSMGSELNSETEKCTETIHNESIAETAKHFLNVPYLWSGRSFFGIDCSGFVQLVYKVHGISLPREAREQSEMGQVLDFIEESEAGDLAFFENSDGIISHVGIMLEDQKIIHAYGKVRIDSLDSAGIYNADLKKHTHKLRFVKSLRV is encoded by the coding sequence ATGAACAAAGCAATCTGCGCCGTTTCAGTCGCACCAATTCGGGCACAACATTCTCATCAGTCGGAAATGACTTCCCAACTTTTGTATGGCGAAAGTCTTGAAATTATTGAAATTGAGGAAAATTTTTCTAAAATAAAGATGGATTTTGATGGTTATGAAGGTTGGGTTGATTCCAGGCAGATTTCCAAGATTTCGGCTGAAGAATTTGAAAACAGAAGAACCGAAATTATTTCAAAGCCTTTTGGAATTTATGATGTAAAAGGAGGAAAAAATTTGCTTTCTATGGGAAGTGAACTGAATTCTGAAACTGAAAAATGCACTGAAACTATACATAATGAAAGCATCGCCGAAACCGCAAAACATTTTTTAAACGTTCCTTATTTATGGAGCGGTAGAAGTTTTTTCGGCATTGATTGCAGTGGATTTGTGCAGTTGGTTTATAAAGTCCACGGAATTTCATTGCCGAGGGAAGCTCGCGAACAATCTGAAATGGGTCAGGTTTTAGATTTCATCGAGGAAAGTGAAGCGGGAGATTTGGCGTTTTTTGAAAACTCAGATGGAATTATTTCGCATGTCGGAATCATGTTGGAAGACCAAAAAATTATTCACGCTTACGGAAAAGTTCGGATTGATTCGCTAGATTCGGCGGGAATTTATAATGCCGATCTGAAAAAACATACGCATAAGTTGAGGTTTGTGAAGAGTTTGAGGGTTTGA
- a CDS encoding DUF1648 domain-containing protein, with protein MLKNISFFLKLSSFFLLVFIWVYTMITYGKLPETVPIHFGLDGKADGFGSKNTNWFLAGISSAIFILMMYLSQNPNAPGLNIPENLKKDPAISEFVVSILCVLTMFLFANINYESIQVSLGKVEGLSHITNYILGLMFLFIIAMMIYSWRLTKKSKI; from the coding sequence ATGTTAAAAAACATTTCATTTTTTCTAAAGCTATCTTCATTTTTCCTTTTAGTTTTTATTTGGGTTTATACCATGATTACTTACGGAAAGCTTCCTGAAACTGTTCCCATTCATTTTGGTTTAGATGGAAAAGCAGATGGTTTTGGTTCGAAAAACACCAATTGGTTTTTAGCGGGGATTTCGAGTGCAATCTTTATTTTAATGATGTACCTTTCACAAAATCCAAATGCTCCTGGATTGAATATTCCTGAAAATCTGAAAAAAGATCCTGCAATTTCGGAATTTGTGGTGAGTATTTTGTGTGTTTTGACTATGTTTCTTTTTGCAAATATTAATTACGAAAGTATTCAAGTTTCTTTAGGAAAAGTTGAAGGTTTAAGCCATATCACGAATTACATTTTAGGATTAATGTTTTTGTTTATCATTGCAATGATGATTTATTCTTGGAGATTAACGAAAAAATCTAAAATTTAA
- a CDS encoding 3-deoxy-D-manno-octulosonic acid transferase, whose translation MKFLYNIFVSLLIFGMKIGAIFNYKLKKGLAGRRQSCGIVKSTFLPTDKVIWMHAASLGEYEQGLPVLEKLKEKFPEHKILITFFSPSGYDNVIKKNHIADAICYLPFDTEKWVKEFTVNFQTDIFFTVKYDYWYNLLQELKKQGAKIYVVSALFYETQVFFKAYGSWFVEQLEKNIDWFFHQTKHSTALAKGIGLKNSSTAGDTRFDRVKQLRDRNNSVDFITDFKQGKKTIVFGSSWESEERLAEIIASKNREVKLIIAPHDLKRVEHLKKIFPNAILYSQLSNPQTLKISNAQTLIVDCIGLLSKLYSYADIAVVGGGFHSKGLHNILEAATFGVPVFFGDQYQKNPEADELIAQNGGKSFEDEFFAAPYIMGLLKDETLMKKMGENAKNFINSQPNASDYILKRILADSEQQILSN comes from the coding sequence TTGAAATTCCTTTACAACATATTCGTTTCCCTACTCATTTTCGGAATGAAAATCGGGGCAATCTTTAATTATAAGTTGAAGAAAGGTTTGGCGGGAAGAAGACAAAGTTGCGGAATCGTGAAATCTACATTTTTACCCACGGACAAAGTGATTTGGATGCACGCTGCAAGTCTCGGTGAATATGAACAGGGACTTCCTGTTTTAGAAAAATTGAAAGAAAAGTTTCCTGAACACAAAATCTTGATTACCTTTTTTTCTCCTTCAGGTTATGATAATGTCATCAAGAAAAATCATATTGCAGATGCGATTTGCTACCTACCTTTCGATACGGAAAAGTGGGTGAAAGAATTTACCGTCAACTTTCAAACAGATATTTTTTTCACCGTAAAATATGATTATTGGTACAATCTTTTGCAGGAACTGAAAAAACAAGGGGCGAAAATTTACGTCGTTTCTGCCTTGTTTTATGAAACCCAAGTTTTCTTTAAAGCTTACGGAAGCTGGTTTGTAGAACAGTTAGAAAAAAACATTGATTGGTTTTTTCATCAAACGAAACATTCTACAGCTTTGGCGAAAGGAATCGGTTTGAAGAATTCTTCAACAGCGGGAGACACAAGATTTGACCGTGTAAAACAACTTCGCGACCGGAATAATTCGGTTGATTTTATAACTGATTTTAAACAAGGCAAAAAGACCATTGTTTTTGGAAGTTCGTGGGAATCAGAAGAACGGTTGGCGGAAATTATCGCTTCCAAAAATCGGGAAGTTAAGTTAATTATCGCACCGCATGATTTGAAAAGGGTGGAACACCTGAAAAAGATTTTCCCGAATGCGATTCTTTATTCGCAACTCTCAAACCCTCAAACCCTCAAAATCTCAAACGCTCAAACATTGATTGTCGATTGCATTGGTTTGTTGTCGAAACTGTATTCTTATGCGGATATTGCAGTTGTCGGTGGTGGTTTTCATTCAAAAGGGCTTCACAACATTTTGGAAGCTGCGACTTTCGGAGTTCCGGTTTTCTTTGGCGACCAATATCAAAAAAATCCAGAAGCCGACGAATTGATCGCGCAAAATGGCGGCAAATCTTTTGAAGACGAATTTTTTGCAGCGCCTTATATTATGGGACTTTTAAAAGATGAAACTCTGATGAAAAAAATGGGAGAGAATGCTAAAAACTTCATCAACTCACAGCCGAATGCATCGGATTATATCTTAAAAAGAATTTTGGCTGATTCGGAACAACAAATTCTTTCTAATTAA
- a CDS encoding glycosyltransferase family 2 protein, with the protein MPEVSIITPCYNSSKFLQQTIDSVLNQTFTDWEWLITDDKSTDNSVEIIRKVNDERIKLTVAEKNGGAGHARNLSLEKASGRFITFLDADDFWEPNFLEEMVSFMKKENAELAYSNYSRCDENLIPKIDDFKADKNVSFNNLLKTCRLSLLSSMYDSQRVGKEFFPERSKREDHVMWLNLLKKIPVGKPLPKTMAKYRMHASSISRKKTNIMLDQYLVYKDYMKFSTLKSMYYTANWAFNGFKKYSKLFN; encoded by the coding sequence ATGCCCGAAGTTTCTATTATAACGCCTTGCTATAATTCATCAAAATTCCTTCAACAAACGATTGATTCGGTTTTAAACCAAACTTTTACCGATTGGGAATGGCTGATTACTGATGACAAATCCACCGATAATTCTGTAGAAATCATTAGAAAAGTGAATGACGAAAGAATTAAATTAACGGTTGCCGAAAAAAATGGCGGAGCGGGGCATGCTAGAAATTTATCACTAGAAAAAGCGAGCGGAAGATTCATTACTTTTTTGGATGCAGATGATTTTTGGGAGCCGAATTTCCTTGAGGAAATGGTTTCGTTCATGAAAAAGGAAAATGCGGAACTCGCCTACTCCAATTATTCGAGGTGCGATGAAAATTTAATTCCGAAAATTGACGATTTTAAGGCGGATAAAAACGTGAGTTTTAATAATTTATTGAAAACTTGTAGATTGTCTTTATTAAGCTCAATGTACGATTCACAAAGGGTTGGAAAAGAATTTTTTCCCGAACGTAGCAAACGCGAAGATCACGTCATGTGGCTAAATTTGTTAAAGAAAATTCCCGTTGGAAAACCACTTCCGAAAACCATGGCTAAATACAGAATGCACGCTTCAAGCATTTCCCGCAAAAAGACCAACATCATGCTCGATCAGTATTTGGTTTACAAGGATTACATGAAATTTTCGACGTTGAAATCGATGTATTACACGGCAAATTGGGCGTTTAACGGTTTTAAGAAATATTCCAAACTTTTTAATTAG